The following is a genomic window from Sulfuricella sp..
GTTATGGCGGCGAAGCCGTACCGCAGGCGATAGCTGATTCGAGCATTAAAATGGTGAAGCAAGAGCCGCAACTGGGGACGGGGCATGCCGTTCAGCAGGTGCTGCCGCATCTGAGCGAGAAGCACGTTACCCTGGTGTTATACGGCGATGTACCGCTGATTAACCGTGAAACCCTGCGGCCACTGATCAGGGTTGCACAGGACAACAAAGTATCGTTGCTCACCATTGAAATGGAAAACCCTCAAGGCTACGGCCGGATCATCCGCGAGGGCGGCAAGGTCAAGCGCATCGTCGAGGAGAAAGATGCCTCGCCGGAAGAACGAAGGGTTACAGAGGTCAATACCGGGATCATGGTGCTGCCGAACCGGTTTCTCCCCGCTTGGCTGGCGGCCCTGAAGAATAGCAATGCGCAGGGAGAGTATTACCTGACAGACGTTATTTCTCTTGCCGCCAGCGCGGGCGTCGAAGTGGTAACGGCGCATCCCGCTCACCACAGGGAGGTGCTGGGTGTGAACAGTAAGGGTCAGCTGGCCCAACTGGAGCGCATGTACCAGCAAGAGCATGCCGCCAGGTTGCTCGACAGTGGCGTCACCCTGCTCGACCCACAACGGATTGACATTCGTGGTGAGCTTGTCTGTGGCCGGGATGTCGTTATTGATGTCAATTGCCTCTTCGAGGGAAGCGTAATACTTGGTGATGGCGTGAAAGTGGGCGCTAACTGCGTTCTGCGTGATGTCAATATAGGGCGCGAATGCAACATCGAGCCATTCAGCCTGCTGGAGAAAGCGTCAATGGGCGCGGGTTGCCGCATCGGACCCTTTGCGAGAATTCGGCCCGGAACCCAGTTGGCGGATGAAGTGCATATTGGAAATTTTGTAGAGGTAAAAAACAGTCAAGTCGGATTCAATAGCAAGATCAATCATCTCAGTTATGTTGGCGATGCCACGGTTGGTTCCAGGGTCAACGTGGGAGCGGGAACGATTACCTGCAACTACGATGGTGCGAATAAGCATAGAACGGTCATTGAGGATGGTGCTTTTATCGGTTCAGATACGCAACTGGTTGCACCAGTGAAAGTGGGAAAGGGCGCAACGATTGGCGCTGGCTCCACTATTACCAAGGACACTCCTGCGGGAGAATTAACCCTTTCCCGCGCAAAACAAATCTCTATCAGCGGGTGGCAGCGCCCGTTGAAGAAAGCCAAGGACTAAGTCATGTGCGGAATCGTCGGTGCCGTCGCGCAACGTAATGTCGTACCCATTCTGCTGGAAGGACTGCGCAGGCTCGAATACCGGGGATATGATTCGGCAGGGCTGGTGGTCCTGAACAAAGGCCTGCAACGCGTACGCAGTATAGGCCGCGTGGCGGAGCTGACGGCACAGGTTGGCCAGCAGCAAACCCATGGCCACCTCGGTATCGCTCATACGCGCTGGGCAACGCATGGCGCGCCGACAGAGGACAATGCCCACCCGCATGTCAGCCAGGACACGCTGGCGGTGGTTCACAATGGCATCATCGAGAACCACGAGGCCCTGCGCGAGAAATTGAAGGCTTTGGGTTATATATTCACCTCGCAAACCGACACCGAAGTTATCGTCCATCTGATTCACCATCACTATCATGCCAGCCGTGATCTTCTGTATGCAGTACGTACCGCCACATCCGAGCTGCATGGCGCATATGCCATCGGGGTGGTATGCACAGAATCGCCGCATCAGCTCGTGGCAGCACGCCGCGGTAGTCCCTTGCTGATTGGTCTGGGCATCGAGGAAAACTTTATCGCATCAGATGTGTCCGCCTTGCTGCCCGTAACGCAGAAAGTTATCTATCTTGAAGAAGGCGACATCGCCGACATCGGTCTGCTCGAAGTGAAGATAAGTGATTCTGACGGCAGGCTGGTTGAACGCAGTGTGCATATCTCGGAGCTCTCCGCTGATATGGTCGAACTCGGCAACTATCGCCACTTCATGCAAAAAGAAATCCACGAGCAGCCGCGGGCCATTGCCAACACCTTGCAGGCTGCGATGACGGCAGAGCACGTGTTGCCAAGCGTTTTTGGCCCGGATGCGGAAGCCATATTAGGGACGGTAAACGGAGTTCGCATACTTGCCTGTGGTACCAGCTATCATGCCGCCAAGGTGGCGGAATACTGGATCGAATCCCTGGCCGGCCTGCCATGCCGTGCGGAAATTGCCAGCGAATACCGTTATCGCGCCAGCGTGGCCGACCCGGACACACTGATTGTCACCCTCTCCCAGTCCGGCGAAACGCGCGACACCATAGATGCGCTGGTGCAAGCAAAATCGCTTGGCCACAAACATTCGCTGGCAATATGCAACGTTCCGGAAAGCGCGCTGGTGCGAAGCTCGGACCTTGTTTTTCTGACTCGTGCCGGACCTGAAATTGGTGTGGCTTCAACCAAGGCGTTTACTACCCAATTGGTTGCCTTGTTTCTCCTGACTTTGGTGCTTGGCCGCCTGCGCGGAAAAATAAGCGAAATACAGGAAAAAGCTTGGACGACGCAGTTGCGCGAGCTTCCTGGGCTGGTGCAGAAGGTGCTTAATCTGGAACCTGAAATCGCGGCGTGGGCGGAGCATTTTGCGGACAAACAGCATGCGCTGTTTCTGGGGCGTGGAGTGCATTATCCCATTGCCATGGAAGGCGCGCTGAAGCTCAAGGAAATCTCCTACATACATGCCGAAGCCTATCCCGCCGGCGAGTTGAAACACGGCCCGCTAGCCCTGGTCGACAAGGATATGCCGGTAGTGGCGGTGGCGCCGAACGACAGCCTGCTGGAGAAGCTCAAATCCAACCTGCAGGAAGTACGTGCGCGCGGCGGCGAACTCTATGTATT
Proteins encoded in this region:
- the glmS gene encoding glutamine--fructose-6-phosphate transaminase (isomerizing) encodes the protein MCGIVGAVAQRNVVPILLEGLRRLEYRGYDSAGLVVLNKGLQRVRSIGRVAELTAQVGQQQTHGHLGIAHTRWATHGAPTEDNAHPHVSQDTLAVVHNGIIENHEALREKLKALGYIFTSQTDTEVIVHLIHHHYHASRDLLYAVRTATSELHGAYAIGVVCTESPHQLVAARRGSPLLIGLGIEENFIASDVSALLPVTQKVIYLEEGDIADIGLLEVKISDSDGRLVERSVHISELSADMVELGNYRHFMQKEIHEQPRAIANTLQAAMTAEHVLPSVFGPDAEAILGTVNGVRILACGTSYHAAKVAEYWIESLAGLPCRAEIASEYRYRASVADPDTLIVTLSQSGETRDTIDALVQAKSLGHKHSLAICNVPESALVRSSDLVFLTRAGPEIGVASTKAFTTQLVALFLLTLVLGRLRGKISEIQEKAWTTQLRELPGLVQKVLNLEPEIAAWAEHFADKQHALFLGRGVHYPIAMEGALKLKEISYIHAEAYPAGELKHGPLALVDKDMPVVAVAPNDSLLEKLKSNLQEVRARGGELYVFADLESNFTPQEGLRLLRLPTHAGPLSPIIHTVPMQILAYHAALCKGTDVDKPRNLAKSVTVE
- the glmU gene encoding bifunctional UDP-N-acetylglucosamine diphosphorylase/glucosamine-1-phosphate N-acetyltransferase GlmU, producing the protein MAQALDIIILAAGKGTRMLSERPKVLHELAGKALLQHVLDTAKALDPALICVVYGYGGEAVPQAIADSSIKMVKQEPQLGTGHAVQQVLPHLSEKHVTLVLYGDVPLINRETLRPLIRVAQDNKVSLLTIEMENPQGYGRIIREGGKVKRIVEEKDASPEERRVTEVNTGIMVLPNRFLPAWLAALKNSNAQGEYYLTDVISLAASAGVEVVTAHPAHHREVLGVNSKGQLAQLERMYQQEHAARLLDSGVTLLDPQRIDIRGELVCGRDVVIDVNCLFEGSVILGDGVKVGANCVLRDVNIGRECNIEPFSLLEKASMGAGCRIGPFARIRPGTQLADEVHIGNFVEVKNSQVGFNSKINHLSYVGDATVGSRVNVGAGTITCNYDGANKHRTVIEDGAFIGSDTQLVAPVKVGKGATIGAGSTITKDTPAGELTLSRAKQISISGWQRPLKKAKD